One stretch of Glycine soja cultivar W05 chromosome 7, ASM419377v2, whole genome shotgun sequence DNA includes these proteins:
- the LOC114420562 gene encoding uncharacterized protein LOC114420562, giving the protein MRVTSHALTNYLRNFSAGLLPKKTKPLSLVSLCVGVLGRHLEDIIADLSEIAINLPADIKITVAAIARRRKLLNDDVLIALADTSWEIFDVSGSDVSDFGLIKAAEVCRFIKALDISCLKAD; this is encoded by the exons ATGAGAGTCACCTCTCAC GCATTAACAAATTATTTGCGAAATTTTTCTGCAGGATTATTGCCTAAGAAGACAAAGCCTCTGAGTTTAGTCAGCCTTTGTGTTGGAGTTCTTGGAAGACATTTGGAGGATATTATTGCAGATTTGAGTGAAATTGCTATCAACTTGCCAGCTGATATAAAG ATAACAGTGGCAGCTATtgctagaagaagaaaattgctGAATGATGATGTCCTGATCGCATTAGCTGATACTTCCTGGGAAATCTTTGATGTCTCCGGCTCAGATGTCTCTGATTTTGGCTTAATAAAAGCAGCTGAAGTATGTAGATTCATTAAAGCTCTAGATATAAG TTGTTTAAAGGCCGACTAG